The following are encoded together in the Fibrobacter sp. genome:
- the murI gene encoding glutamate racemase: MIGVFDSGFGGMTILRDLQKSLPQYDYLYLGDNARAPYGSRSYETIYRYTLQCVRELFARGCPLVILACNTASARALRSIQQQVLPFEYPDRRVLGIIRPTAEEIGSFSKSGHIGIFATAGTVSSGSYLIEINHFYPELKVTQHACPMWVPLVEYGESESSGADYFVQKEVDSLLKEDPEIDTILLACTHYPLLERAIRKALPENVRLVFQGDIVAVKTVDYLNRHPEMEERLTKNGKTSFLTTDTAKFFEKGAFLFGMRDISAESLTF; encoded by the coding sequence ATGATTGGCGTCTTCGATTCCGGATTCGGTGGCATGACCATTCTGAGGGACTTGCAGAAGTCCCTGCCCCAGTACGACTACCTGTACCTGGGCGATAACGCTCGTGCCCCTTACGGATCCCGAAGCTACGAGACCATTTACCGCTACACGCTGCAGTGCGTCCGTGAACTTTTTGCAAGAGGCTGCCCCCTGGTGATCCTCGCTTGCAATACGGCTTCTGCCCGCGCCCTTCGCAGTATTCAGCAGCAGGTTCTGCCTTTTGAATATCCGGACCGTCGCGTTCTGGGTATCATCCGCCCCACCGCCGAAGAAATCGGCTCTTTCAGCAAGAGCGGCCACATCGGGATTTTTGCTACCGCCGGCACGGTATCGTCGGGTAGCTACCTGATTGAAATCAACCACTTCTACCCGGAACTCAAGGTGACGCAGCATGCCTGCCCCATGTGGGTGCCGTTGGTGGAGTACGGGGAATCCGAATCCTCCGGCGCGGATTACTTTGTTCAAAAGGAAGTGGACTCCCTGTTGAAGGAAGATCCTGAAATCGATACCATCCTTTTGGCCTGTACCCATTACCCGCTTCTGGAAAGGGCCATCCGCAAGGCCCTGCCCGAAAACGTCCGCCTGGTGTTCCAGGGTGACATCGTTGCCGTCAAGACGGTGGACTACCTGAACCGTCATCCGGAGATGGAAGAACGCCTTACAAAAAATGGAAAGACCAGTTTTTTGACCACGGATACGGCGAAATTCTTTGAAAAAGGCGCATTTTTGTTTGGAATGCGTGATATTTCCGCAGAGTCGTTGACTTTTTAG
- a CDS encoding sugar transferase, translated as MEQQSVNPAIGSILDEQKLKNIVYPAKLFRARLNEEFLRANRSCRPFLYIKIYAHQYDFFGWGSPSSTVEKTWRISILTMFSHLRFIDVLGFLPDSNGIGIILLNSDMTKLEAIRKEILHKLNDAGLIQSLRIKPRKPIFEAYLYMGSQEKTNLEMQAKLDEFNSTNGAFFTLQRLNLDQIWQHPHKIRYRHIIKRIVDLTCTSAAIVVCSPLLLFCALAVKISDPKGPIIFKQTRVGKNGKLFTMYKFRSMYADAEERKKALMAQNETGGKTFKMKNDPRIYPFGRVLRKFSLDELPQFFNIIKGDMSIVGPRPPIPSEVAEYEPWHRMRLSVTPGLTCIWQVSGRSNISFEGQMRLDNDYIRRDGKIGDDFKLILKTFKVVFKGEGAY; from the coding sequence ATGGAACAGCAATCCGTAAATCCAGCCATTGGCTCCATCCTCGACGAGCAAAAGCTAAAGAACATCGTCTATCCGGCGAAGTTGTTCAGGGCACGTCTGAACGAGGAATTTCTCAGGGCCAACCGTAGCTGCAGGCCGTTCCTTTACATCAAGATTTACGCACATCAGTACGACTTTTTTGGATGGGGCAGCCCCAGTTCCACCGTGGAAAAGACATGGCGAATCAGTATTCTCACCATGTTCTCCCACCTGCGATTTATCGATGTTCTCGGGTTCCTTCCTGACAGCAACGGTATCGGCATAATCCTGCTGAATTCCGACATGACAAAGCTTGAGGCAATCCGTAAGGAAATCCTGCACAAGCTGAACGACGCAGGCCTGATCCAGTCCCTCAGAATCAAGCCCCGCAAGCCCATTTTCGAAGCCTACCTCTATATGGGTTCCCAGGAAAAGACTAACCTGGAAATGCAGGCCAAACTGGACGAATTCAACAGCACCAATGGCGCATTCTTTACCCTGCAGCGTTTGAACCTGGACCAAATCTGGCAGCATCCCCACAAGATCCGCTACCGCCATATCATCAAGCGCATCGTGGACCTTACCTGCACCAGCGCCGCAATCGTGGTATGCTCTCCCCTCCTGTTGTTCTGCGCATTGGCCGTCAAGATCAGCGACCCAAAGGGTCCCATCATCTTTAAGCAGACCCGCGTAGGCAAGAACGGCAAGTTGTTCACCATGTACAAGTTCCGCAGCATGTACGCCGACGCCGAAGAACGCAAAAAGGCCCTTATGGCCCAGAACGAAACTGGCGGTAAGACTTTCAAGATGAAGAACGACCCCCGAATCTATCCCTTCGGCCGCGTCCTTCGCAAGTTCAGCCTGGATGAACTTCCCCAGTTCTTCAACATCATCAAGGGCGACATGTCCATCGTGGGTCCCCGTCCGCCTATTCCCTCCGAAGTGGCAGAATACGAGCCGTGGCACCGCATGCGTTTGTCTGTAACGCCGGGCCTCACCTGCATTTGGCAGGTCAGCGGTCGCAGCAATATCAGTTTCGAAGGCCAGATGCGCTTGGATAACGACTACATCCGCCGCGACGGCAAGATCGGTGACGACTTCAAGCTTATCTTGAAAACATTTAAAGTCGTGTTCAAGGGCGAAGGCGCTTACTAA
- a CDS encoding homoserine dehydrogenase codes for MLRIGLIGTGTVGGGVIQILEQKIAEYKEKLGVEMELACICAKSDEEVAPYKAKGYKTSTNADEMIASNDIDVLVELAGGYNMPRKWILAALENGKHVVTANKALLAKYGHEIFPLAAKKGLHVLFEAAVGGGIPIIRSLQEGLLGSTVENLSCIINGTCNYILSRMAEEGLDFDVVLKDAQRLGFAEADPTFDIEGIDSAHKTALLASLCSGHRVDFEKIHVTGISKITAQDIAIAKELGCCVKLLGIYRREGDRVDARVHPCLVPMEHQLSSVNRVLNAVYLQCDNLGETLQTGAGAGRLPTASAVVADLVSLARSTDSGSRKALPMGWFNVENSATLVPISETSARYYLRFTSRDACGVLAKITKILADNNISIETIIQKNVKDPGKVSVVVITENTQDSKAQKAVDAIDALAEIVEKSQVIRFLA; via the coding sequence ATGTTGCGTATTGGTCTTATTGGTACAGGTACCGTCGGTGGCGGTGTTATTCAGATCCTCGAACAGAAGATCGCAGAATATAAGGAAAAGCTCGGTGTGGAAATGGAATTGGCTTGCATTTGCGCCAAGTCCGATGAAGAAGTTGCTCCTTACAAGGCTAAGGGTTATAAGACTTCTACCAATGCCGACGAAATGATCGCGTCCAACGATATCGACGTGCTGGTGGAACTTGCCGGTGGTTACAACATGCCCCGCAAGTGGATCCTCGCTGCTCTCGAAAACGGCAAGCACGTGGTTACCGCTAACAAGGCTCTCCTGGCCAAGTATGGTCACGAAATTTTCCCGCTGGCTGCAAAGAAAGGCTTGCATGTGCTGTTCGAAGCTGCTGTTGGCGGTGGCATTCCTATTATTCGTAGCCTCCAGGAAGGCTTGCTCGGTTCTACTGTTGAAAACCTGAGCTGCATCATTAACGGTACTTGTAACTACATCCTTTCCCGCATGGCTGAAGAAGGCCTGGACTTCGACGTAGTTCTTAAGGACGCTCAGCGCCTCGGCTTTGCCGAAGCTGACCCCACCTTCGACATCGAAGGTATCGACTCCGCCCACAAGACCGCCCTCCTCGCTTCTCTCTGCAGCGGCCATCGCGTAGACTTCGAAAAGATTCACGTGACCGGTATTTCCAAGATTACCGCCCAGGATATCGCAATCGCCAAGGAACTTGGCTGCTGCGTTAAGCTCCTGGGTATCTACCGCCGCGAAGGTGACCGTGTGGACGCCCGCGTCCATCCGTGCCTCGTTCCCATGGAACATCAGCTCTCCAGCGTAAACCGCGTTCTCAACGCAGTCTACCTCCAGTGCGACAACCTGGGCGAAACCCTCCAGACTGGTGCAGGCGCTGGCCGTCTCCCCACCGCTTCCGCCGTTGTAGCCGACCTCGTATCCTTGGCCCGCTCCACCGACAGCGGTTCCCGCAAGGCACTCCCCATGGGCTGGTTCAACGTGGAAAATTCTGCAACGCTCGTTCCCATTTCTGAAACCAGCGCTCGCTACTACCTCCGCTTTACTTCCCGCGACGCTTGCGGTGTTCTCGCCAAGATCACCAAGATCCTCGCTGATAACAACATCTCCATCGAAACCATCATCCAGAAGAACGTCAAGGATCCGGGTAAGGTTTCCGTGGTTGTTATTACCGAAAATACCCAGGACAGCAAGGCTCAGAAGGCTGTGGACGCCATCGACGCTCTCGCTGAAATCGTGGAAAAGAGCCAGGTCATCCGCTTCTTGGCTTAA
- a CDS encoding glycosyl hydrolase, with protein sequence MKKIIIPAVLASAMVASAATVTVNPTATKQSVIGFGGGSVYYQNWIAHLPAADQQELFDTAFVGLNLSILRIGNWLQDESKDLSEDLAIIKAGKERLGDHMKIEMSSWSAPGNLKPSGSVNGYAGSSKSDKSLKKASGDKYGAYAYTDFANWWKKSLQTYAAAGIVPDYISLQNEPDMEASYEETLFEPSETSEIAGYKQALNAVYDALNGMANRPVILGPEPLGIGYSNFQKYTAELDQSKLGGYAYHLYHAGDGNDNSGNNYLNPENFRKPMSEIATSVSASGKPIIMTEFCPMLDDPREEDMVGLAHIMQVGFTDGLLNGYIAWELFYGYHSQMIGVCPGAGWDLTGSGEFVCEGKEIKIFPEYHAMRHYSKFVNPGWKVISTTTAEADLKTVAFQNETADSISVIIINTGKSEVQLDNPAISGFNVDFAIQSKENGAKSKKITASSCTVLPARSITTLVYRKGVAAPAATTCKDETTDAGYVEPVEVPIDDIVVIDYSKTNDVTTWQAMSDDLTPVTYSSTALDGVSGYVSVPLAGCEQADCGYKSQLLNLSSEGAKALKSCEKLVITMRSTTTDNAYVNVGAANGGDWIDYDYGKLASGSKWSETSVPLEKEGGNKSNALTFNSDASGIYIAKIVGTGCTTKSTAIQPSLKYAANDSHMAAKLFDLNGNLLWSGIKSQAMNDKGTLRLNVRQGTYLLKTKSSTIKAIKK encoded by the coding sequence ATGAAGAAGATTATTATTCCCGCAGTCCTTGCCTCTGCGATGGTTGCCTCTGCAGCTACGGTAACAGTAAATCCGACAGCAACAAAGCAGTCCGTCATCGGCTTCGGCGGCGGCAGCGTTTATTACCAGAACTGGATTGCCCACCTTCCCGCTGCAGACCAGCAAGAACTTTTCGATACAGCATTCGTTGGTTTGAACCTTTCCATTTTGCGTATCGGCAACTGGCTCCAGGATGAATCCAAGGACCTTTCCGAAGACTTGGCCATCATCAAGGCAGGCAAGGAACGCCTTGGCGACCACATGAAAATTGAAATGTCCAGCTGGTCCGCTCCCGGCAACTTGAAGCCCAGCGGCAGCGTCAACGGTTATGCAGGTTCCTCCAAGTCCGACAAATCCCTGAAGAAGGCCTCTGGCGACAAGTACGGTGCATACGCCTACACCGACTTTGCCAACTGGTGGAAGAAGAGCCTCCAGACCTATGCAGCAGCCGGCATCGTCCCGGACTACATCTCCCTGCAGAACGAACCCGACATGGAAGCTTCTTACGAAGAAACCTTGTTCGAACCCTCTGAAACCAGCGAAATCGCCGGTTACAAGCAGGCTCTTAACGCAGTCTACGACGCATTGAACGGCATGGCAAACCGCCCCGTGATTCTGGGCCCCGAACCTCTGGGCATCGGCTACAGCAATTTCCAGAAGTACACCGCCGAACTGGACCAAAGCAAGCTGGGTGGCTACGCCTACCATCTGTACCACGCAGGCGATGGCAACGACAACTCCGGCAACAACTACCTGAATCCCGAAAACTTCCGCAAGCCCATGAGCGAAATCGCCACGAGCGTCAGCGCCAGCGGCAAGCCCATCATCATGACCGAATTCTGCCCCATGCTTGATGACCCCCGCGAAGAAGACATGGTGGGCCTCGCCCACATCATGCAGGTCGGCTTTACCGACGGTCTCCTGAACGGCTACATCGCCTGGGAGCTTTTCTACGGATACCACAGCCAGATGATCGGCGTCTGCCCCGGTGCAGGCTGGGACCTGACTGGTAGCGGCGAGTTCGTTTGCGAAGGCAAGGAAATCAAGATCTTCCCAGAATACCACGCCATGCGTCACTACTCCAAGTTCGTGAACCCGGGCTGGAAGGTGATTTCCACAACCACCGCAGAAGCTGACCTTAAGACTGTGGCTTTCCAGAACGAAACCGCAGACTCCATTTCCGTCATCATCATTAACACAGGCAAGTCCGAAGTCCAGTTAGACAACCCGGCCATTTCCGGTTTCAACGTCGATTTCGCCATCCAGTCCAAGGAAAACGGCGCCAAGAGCAAGAAGATCACCGCATCCTCCTGCACCGTACTTCCGGCACGTTCCATCACCACCCTCGTCTATAGAAAGGGCGTCGCCGCCCCCGCAGCAACCACCTGTAAGGATGAAACCACCGACGCAGGCTACGTAGAACCGGTTGAAGTTCCCATCGACGACATCGTTGTGATCGACTACTCCAAGACCAACGACGTCACCACCTGGCAGGCCATGAGCGACGACCTCACCCCGGTCACCTACTCTAGCACCGCACTCGACGGTGTAAGCGGTTACGTAAGCGTTCCTCTGGCAGGTTGCGAACAGGCTGATTGCGGCTACAAGAGCCAGCTCCTGAACTTGAGCTCCGAAGGTGCCAAGGCTCTCAAGTCCTGTGAAAAGTTGGTCATCACCATGCGTAGCACCACCACAGACAACGCCTATGTGAACGTAGGCGCAGCAAACGGCGGCGACTGGATTGACTACGACTATGGTAAATTGGCAAGCGGAAGCAAGTGGAGCGAAACTTCAGTCCCGTTGGAAAAAGAAGGCGGCAACAAGTCCAACGCCCTCACCTTCAACAGCGACGCAAGCGGCATCTACATTGCAAAGATCGTGGGCACCGGCTGCACCACCAAGTCTACCGCAATCCAGCCTAGCCTCAAGTACGCTGCAAACGACAGCCACATGGCAGCAAAGCTCTTCGACCTGAACGGCAACCTCCTCTGGAGCGGCATCAAGAGCCAGGCCATGAACGACAAGGGCACCCTCCGCCTGAACGTTCGTCAGGGTACCTACCTGCTGAAGACCAAGTCCAGCACCATCAAGGCTATCAAGAAGTAA
- a CDS encoding UvrD-helicase domain-containing protein: MDAESILAGLNPDQRAAVLHDHENDYQLLILAGAGSGKTSVLTKRIQYRILCGVEPEKILALTFTAKAAAEMRERVQALFPNAGVRLCTFHSLALFMLKSKIPCCPVGGLDKPLRNGSSREVYAYELLGFKKMPVPTDGASKDFLQKLTKLKLKKTKISREDLFADGYKSSVNAKLESLRDEVLESGQVVFEDLIYMAIRLLEKFEDARNFFQEQWHEILVDEYQDINPTQYRLVKNLLGDRKQLFVVGDDDQAIYGFRGADIGNINRFRDDFKQSTLIRLEWNYRSVPNVLHLANKIFTNKPVHLRKTLRAGNSKGSGGNPLYRENRKPEVWTSDNPVEEMVKVVSSIKELRLGYDLEWKNFAILVRYNRQRLYYEMALRDYGIPVFGDSIGEVGLDSGESAEAVVENGVHVETVHASKGLQYAVVYYAGLAEKLTPGECTGTREQRKRQLDEERRLYYVGVTRAEAFLVLLYCKQRYWKGSLRQFRRSRFLPKEKPYSEYYMPLILFKLKVGLIVLGYMCFQMLRVPFGLLIHGKKGFDAWVDDRIQFFADFCMKMLRVDLTIENQAVLGKVDWNRPVFVVGNHSSFADIPIVFLSIQKTIGFVAKKSLGKIPFLNFWMHRIGCILVDRQKGGAAAGVRAAIAERGTAPRVFIFPEGTRSKNGQIGSFKSGAFRFAYENNGILLPLVITGSAAVWEARKDTKPLKVNVKILDPVDVAALMAENPKLDPKHDLAHLVRERMVAAKEGA, encoded by the coding sequence ATGGATGCCGAAAGCATTTTGGCCGGATTGAATCCGGACCAGAGGGCTGCTGTATTGCATGACCACGAAAATGACTATCAACTTTTGATTTTGGCAGGAGCCGGTTCTGGAAAAACTTCGGTTCTAACAAAGCGAATCCAGTACAGGATTTTGTGCGGGGTGGAACCCGAGAAAATATTGGCGCTGACTTTTACGGCGAAGGCTGCGGCGGAAATGCGTGAACGCGTTCAGGCGCTGTTCCCTAATGCTGGGGTAAGGCTTTGCACGTTTCACTCGCTGGCGCTGTTTATGTTGAAGAGCAAAATTCCTTGTTGCCCGGTTGGGGGGCTGGATAAGCCGCTTCGCAATGGTTCGTCGCGGGAAGTGTATGCCTATGAACTGCTTGGTTTCAAGAAGATGCCTGTGCCGACAGATGGCGCAAGCAAGGATTTCTTGCAAAAGCTGACCAAGCTGAAATTAAAGAAGACGAAAATTTCCAGGGAGGATCTTTTTGCCGATGGTTATAAATCTTCGGTGAATGCAAAGCTGGAATCGCTGCGCGACGAGGTTCTGGAATCGGGGCAAGTTGTTTTCGAGGACCTGATTTATATGGCCATCCGCTTGCTGGAAAAGTTTGAGGATGCGCGAAATTTTTTTCAGGAACAGTGGCACGAAATTCTGGTGGATGAATACCAGGACATCAATCCAACGCAGTATCGTCTGGTGAAGAATCTTTTAGGCGATAGAAAGCAGTTGTTCGTAGTGGGGGATGATGACCAGGCCATCTATGGATTCCGTGGGGCGGACATCGGGAACATCAATCGCTTTCGGGATGATTTCAAACAAAGTACGTTAATTCGCCTGGAATGGAATTACCGTTCGGTGCCCAACGTTCTTCATCTGGCCAACAAGATCTTTACCAACAAGCCGGTACATCTTCGAAAGACCTTGCGGGCGGGGAACTCGAAGGGCTCGGGAGGAAATCCGCTCTATCGGGAGAACCGCAAGCCGGAAGTCTGGACCTCGGATAATCCTGTGGAGGAGATGGTAAAGGTGGTTTCCTCCATTAAGGAACTGCGCCTGGGGTACGACTTGGAATGGAAAAACTTTGCAATCCTGGTCCGCTATAATCGCCAGCGCCTCTATTATGAAATGGCCCTTCGGGATTATGGCATACCCGTGTTTGGCGATAGCATAGGGGAGGTGGGGCTTGACTCTGGCGAGTCGGCAGAGGCCGTGGTGGAAAATGGAGTCCATGTGGAAACCGTACACGCCTCGAAAGGCCTCCAGTACGCGGTGGTCTATTACGCGGGGCTTGCGGAAAAGCTTACGCCTGGGGAATGTACCGGAACCCGCGAGCAGCGAAAGCGCCAGCTGGATGAGGAACGAAGGCTGTATTATGTGGGGGTCACCCGGGCCGAGGCGTTTCTGGTTTTGCTATATTGCAAGCAGAGATATTGGAAAGGGAGTTTGCGACAGTTCCGCCGGTCCCGTTTCCTCCCAAAAGAAAAACCTTATTCGGAATATTATATGCCGCTGATTCTTTTCAAGCTTAAAGTTGGCCTCATCGTTCTTGGCTACATGTGCTTCCAGATGCTCCGCGTGCCTTTCGGCCTGCTGATCCACGGCAAAAAGGGCTTTGACGCCTGGGTGGATGACCGCATCCAGTTCTTTGCGGATTTCTGCATGAAGATGCTCCGCGTGGACTTGACCATCGAAAATCAGGCTGTGTTGGGTAAGGTGGACTGGAACCGTCCGGTTTTCGTTGTGGGTAACCATAGCTCCTTCGCCGACATTCCCATCGTTTTCCTTTCTATCCAGAAGACCATCGGCTTTGTGGCCAAGAAGTCCCTGGGCAAGATCCCCTTCCTGAATTTCTGGATGCACCGTATCGGTTGCATTCTGGTGGACCGTCAGAAGGGTGGTGCCGCCGCTGGTGTCCGTGCCGCTATCGCTGAACGTGGCACTGCGCCCCGCGTGTTCATTTTCCCTGAAGGTACCCGTAGCAAGAATGGCCAGATTGGCTCCTTCAAGAGCGGTGCATTCCGTTTCGCCTACGAAAACAATGGCATTCTGTTGCCGCTGGTGATTACCGGTTCCGCCGCTGTCTGGGAAGCCCGTAAGGATACCAAGCCCCTCAAGGTGAACGTGAAGATCTTGGACCCGGTGGATGTGGCTGCCTTGATGGCTGAAAATCCGAAGCTGGATCCTAAGCATGACTTGGCCCACCTGGTTCGTGAAAGAATGGTAGCCGCAAAGGAAGGCGCATAG
- the nadC gene encoding carboxylating nicotinate-nucleotide diphosphorylase has translation MYGDNSTPVFPTEDALTMIRLALAEDVRTGDVTSMWTIPADQKQHARLIAKEDGVVAGLPIIELVFKEMKANATVTLHKKDGDVVKKGDLIAELDGTTHELLTGERTLLNFIQQLSGVATVAHTFQEALKGGKTKVLDTRKTVPGFRTLQKYAVRVGGGSNHRMGLFDMVLVKDNHIAAAGGVLEALAVVKKNNTQNLMVEMEVENFDQLRALLNKGVDVIMLDNMSNEMMGEALKIIKESGDKCLVEGSGNMTLERAKEIATLGLDFISVGALTHSVKALDISMRI, from the coding sequence ATGTACGGTGATAATTCTACTCCGGTATTTCCTACAGAAGATGCTTTGACCATGATCCGCCTGGCTTTGGCCGAAGACGTTCGCACTGGCGACGTGACCAGCATGTGGACCATTCCCGCCGACCAGAAGCAGCATGCTCGCCTCATTGCCAAGGAAGATGGCGTTGTGGCTGGCCTCCCGATTATCGAACTGGTCTTCAAGGAAATGAAGGCCAACGCTACCGTGACCCTCCACAAGAAGGATGGTGACGTGGTGAAGAAGGGTGACCTGATTGCCGAACTTGACGGCACCACCCACGAACTTTTGACTGGCGAACGTACCTTGCTCAACTTCATCCAGCAGCTCTCCGGCGTGGCAACTGTTGCACACACTTTCCAGGAAGCATTGAAGGGCGGCAAGACCAAGGTTCTCGATACCCGTAAGACTGTTCCCGGTTTCCGTACTTTGCAGAAGTATGCCGTTCGCGTAGGCGGCGGTTCCAACCATCGCATGGGCCTCTTCGACATGGTCCTGGTGAAGGACAACCACATTGCCGCAGCAGGTGGCGTACTGGAAGCTCTCGCCGTGGTGAAGAAGAACAACACCCAGAACCTCATGGTGGAAATGGAAGTGGAAAACTTCGACCAGCTTCGCGCCCTCCTGAACAAGGGTGTGGACGTTATCATGCTGGACAACATGAGCAACGAAATGATGGGCGAAGCTCTCAAGATCATCAAGGAAAGCGGTGACAAGTGCCTGGTGGAAGGTTCCGGCAATATGACTCTGGAACGTGCCAAGGAAATCGCAACTCTCGGTCTGGACTTCATTTCTGTCGGCGCCCTCACTCATAGCGTGAAGGCTCTCGACATCTCCATGCGTATTTAG
- a CDS encoding sugar transferase: MIRATTLERVLVVLSDFVALSICFGLAFWVQFHSGWIVDKFDPSKSFVDYYRMGLVLNVAWLVLFTCAGLYRSWLLQSRTHQILRVLRAVALGIVLIIIGLFGAEFMNKVFSNEPLISGYLYGSRFPWIFIYGGFALSLVVCLRLLVYGCLRGFLRLGYGANNILVLGATESGRKIAEALAKTPARGQRVVGFVDERFQVIDHEFAGFPVLGKYSDLPNLVKNLKISGVVIAHESNSPQEIMRVLVWLCERPLHIYLVPELYDVIHGQFKANLVYGFELQELFPFTMPPWQVRVKRIVDICFGAFLGICSLPVCLFAAIAIKLEDHGPIFYSQERIGLYGKPFMVYKFRTMRTDAEKFGAQWATKDDPRITKVGKFLRKTRIDELPQILCVLKGDMSMVGPRPERAVFIAKLREEIPFYISRLKIKPGLTGWAQVCHHYDTSTEDVKIKLKYDMYYYENMSLLLDFQILVRTVYVVLTGKGAQ; the protein is encoded by the coding sequence ATGATTCGAGCTACCACATTGGAAAGAGTTCTCGTAGTCCTGTCGGACTTCGTGGCCCTGTCCATTTGCTTTGGCTTGGCGTTTTGGGTTCAATTCCACAGTGGTTGGATTGTAGACAAGTTTGACCCCAGCAAGTCCTTCGTGGACTACTACCGCATGGGTCTTGTGTTGAACGTTGCCTGGTTGGTTCTGTTTACCTGCGCCGGTCTCTACAGGTCCTGGTTGCTTCAGTCTCGAACACACCAGATTCTGCGAGTGCTCCGCGCGGTCGCCCTTGGCATTGTGCTGATTATTATCGGCTTGTTCGGTGCCGAGTTCATGAACAAGGTGTTCTCCAATGAACCTTTGATCAGTGGCTACCTCTACGGTTCTCGCTTCCCCTGGATTTTCATCTATGGCGGTTTTGCACTTAGCTTGGTAGTTTGTCTGCGTCTGTTGGTCTATGGTTGCCTCCGTGGATTTTTGCGCCTGGGTTATGGTGCCAACAACATTCTCGTTCTTGGTGCAACGGAATCAGGCCGTAAGATTGCCGAGGCCTTGGCCAAGACTCCCGCCCGCGGTCAGCGTGTGGTTGGCTTTGTGGACGAACGTTTCCAGGTGATCGATCACGAGTTCGCTGGTTTCCCCGTGCTGGGCAAGTACTCTGACCTCCCGAACCTGGTGAAGAACTTGAAGATTTCCGGCGTGGTCATAGCCCACGAAAGTAACTCCCCCCAGGAAATCATGCGTGTGCTGGTTTGGCTCTGCGAACGTCCTCTGCATATTTACCTGGTGCCCGAGCTTTACGATGTGATTCACGGCCAGTTCAAGGCCAACCTTGTTTACGGTTTTGAACTTCAGGAACTTTTCCCCTTCACCATGCCGCCTTGGCAGGTCCGCGTCAAGCGTATCGTCGATATTTGCTTTGGTGCTTTCCTTGGAATTTGTTCCCTGCCGGTTTGCCTCTTTGCTGCAATCGCTATCAAGCTGGAAGACCACGGTCCAATCTTCTATTCCCAGGAACGTATTGGTTTGTACGGCAAGCCCTTCATGGTCTACAAGTTCCGTACCATGCGCACCGATGCAGAAAAGTTTGGCGCCCAGTGGGCTACCAAGGACGACCCCCGTATTACCAAGGTGGGTAAGTTCCTCCGCAAGACCCGTATTGATGAACTTCCCCAGATTTTGTGCGTGCTTAAGGGCGACATGAGCATGGTGGGCCCCCGCCCGGAACGTGCCGTGTTCATTGCAAAGCTTCGTGAAGAAATTCCGTTCTATATTAGCCGTCTTAAAATCAAGCCGGGCCTTACGGGCTGGGCTCAGGTGTGCCATCATTACGATACCAGCACCGAAGACGTGAAGATCAAGCTTAAGTACGATATGTATTACTACGAGAACATGAGCCTCTTGTTGGATTTCCAGATTCTCGTTCGTACTGTTTATGTTGTTTTAACTGGTAAGGGCGCGCAGTAA